A single genomic interval of Vairimorpha necatrix chromosome 5, complete sequence harbors:
- a CDS encoding polyribonucleotide 5'-hydroxyl-kinase (CLP1), producing MELTLLKNQEYRVEINDTQKFKFMILSGSAEIKGQELINEKWYTIKNTKTFIFSYTGCKLKIDGSCDLQFISNITNVPEIVKIFNFILKNNEKTFLIVGKGRTTFCTTIINYFIRLHKKILFTEVDLKKGNIFPGSLSTIHLDTLVDFNEHFKLSNVLSFYYGNLEIKNFDLYWTQISRLKEAIDKKNVEDVHLILAPNESNKYYQELIKKFKIDRLICIGDERKYNQIEIPISKTFIPLSGYIEENTVEKSISRYFNGPNNEFTPFSFSVKRKWNVLRIGEECLAPESALPLGSTRKLNTLEINEVLLENNNILGISEAKNQEDVLLAPVLGYCVITNKDTFKILCPQAKLPKCSNFIQGDIKFMDL from the coding sequence ATGGAATTAACTCTTCTCAAAAATCAAGAATATCGTGTAGAAATAAATGACACTCAAAAGttcaaatttatgattCTATCTGGTTCAGCAGAAATTAAAGGCCAAGAACttattaatgaaaaatggtacacaataaaaaacactaaaacatttattttctctTATACAGGCTGTAAACTCAAAATTGATGGCTCTTGTGatttacaatttatttctaatattacAAATGTCCCagaaatagtaaaaatttttaattttattttaaaaaataatgaaaaaactTTCTTAATCGTTGGTAAAGGAAGGACTACATTTTGTActacaataataaattattttataaggttacacaaaaaaattttatttacagAAGTAGACCTAAAAAAAGGGAATATTTTCCCAGGTAGTCTTAGTACAATACATTTAGATACTTTAGTGGATTTTAATGAACATTTTAAGTTATCAAATGtcttatctttttattatggaaatttagaaataaaaaattttgatttgtACTGGACACAAATTTCTAGACTCAAAGAAGCGATAGATAAGAAAAATGTGGAAGATgttcatttaattttagcTCCTAATGagtcaaataaatattatcaagaattaataaaaaaatttaaaattgataGGTTAATTTGTATAGGAGatgaaagaaaatataatcaaataGAAATACCAATTTCTAAGACTTTTATACCTCTTAGTGGGTATATTGAGGAGAATACGGTAGAAAAAAGTATTTCTAGATATTTTAATGGTCCTAATAATGAATTTACACCTTTTTCATTTAGtgtaaaaagaaaatggaATGTTCTCCGTATAGGCGAAGAGTGTCTCGCGCCGGAAAGCGCCTTGCCACTTGGAAGTACAAGAAAATTGAATACACTAGAAATTAATGaagttttattagaaaataataatattttaggaATTTCTGAAGCTAAAAACCAAGAGGATGTTTTATTGGCACCAGTTTTAGGGTATTGTGTTATAACTAACAAGGACACTTTCAAGATTCTGTGTCCTCAGGCCAAATTGCCCAAGTGTagtaattttatacaaggagatattaaatttatggatttataa